A genomic window from Chrysoperla carnea chromosome 3, inChrCarn1.1, whole genome shotgun sequence includes:
- the LOC123295982 gene encoding dynein axonemal assembly factor 5 gives MEDENIETILNLCNNLQTNDKRTRKNNLEIIHREIFKKNDTNRLRKIFNQINMHILKCFSDSAESCRQIAIDIIKDFVVNLDINDYYLTYIFPILEKRLGGIIIVEESEEIRLQLVTFLHTIIEKYQNNLLMPFFDILTQILTKTVVDPFPKVKQESCLCISALTKALPRNFHMQAESFSKALIPLLSHQHFRIRVAGIKCLCDVVEHGGGKILDDVLIGLANAMNDPLPAVRLSTIETAHAWLLRHPDRYSYFPKFLTIILLGLSDEVPENMDKSYVAWKEVGRQYAMENEKDMKDKLDYLEGTIPHYPYPVENRPTIGCRTLVVRHTMRLLTAIAQDLFDWRVEIRRLSSRLLCAVVLHNEDDITQHLQNLLPNMAKASRDSDMEVMKNVKEAGRICGHFILPKVYCDIILPAIEGQTGPIIGFLRTLTSLISGSQSEYLEHKLNDICCVLLKSDVCQTRENLPDLFDCCEQIIEISQERCVNVEYELFTLIITILALSKEPLTEKANNLLEKLSSSLKLASTNELFEKHSGNLLKILQQTSNGWTLLTPDRCIFEQLLIRSKQNFCLNFQIILKILQNTLNINGDGEVRLKTFIALSTILLQIDNDDNDNKFEENMKRLITEIIEPNLIWRAGRTNESIRSAAIACLCTCLPFCANVLPSNLLNTLIGLVDEKSSMTRVHVLRAIGYYANAHAGQLSSDIFNLLYPDILKRLDDGIDNVRIEAAVTLKSLWNGLNLETYNGDSTHSAHVDYLFSTLLIHLDDHDVKFQEHILDVLKCLSKLNKTLLEEKVVRNREKFRSKNVCDNLVSYINSVL, from the exons atggaagacgaaaatattgaaacaatattaaatttgtgtaataatttacaaacaaatgatAAACGTACACGGAAGAACAACTTAGAAATTATTCATCGcgaaatattcaagaaaaatgatacaaatcgattaaggaaaatatttaatcaaatcaaTATGCATATCCTGAAATGTTTTAGTGATTCTGCAGAAAGTTGTCGACAAATTgctattgatattattaaagattttgTAGTAAATTTGGATATCAATGATTActatttaacatatatttttccaatattagAAAAAAGACTTGGAGGTATTATTATTGTGGAAGAATCAGAAGAAATACGATTACAATTAGTAACTTTTTTACATACTAtcatcgaaaaatatcaaaataatcttttaatgcCCTTTTTTGATATCCTTACACAAATTCTTACAAAAACTGTTGTTGATCCATTTCCGAAAGTAAAACAAGAAAGTTGTTTGTGTATATCAGCTTTAACTAAAGCTTTACCAAGAAATTTTCATATGCAAGCAGAATCATTCTCAAAAGCTTTAATTCCACTTTTGTCACATCAACATTTTCGAATTCGCGTTGCTGGTATCAAATGCTTATGCGATGTAGTTGAACACGGTGGAGGAAAAATACTGGATGATGTTCTTATTGGTTTAGCAAATGCCATGAATGATCCATTACCGGCTGTTCGATTATCTACTATTGAAACCGCTCATGCTTGGCTATTAAGACATCCAGATAGATAttcatattttccaaaatttctaaCGATAATTTTATTAGG TTTGTCAGATGAAGTACCAGAAAATATGGATAAATCTTATGTAGCATGGAAAGAAGTAGGAAGGCAATATGCaatggaaaatgaaaaagatatgAAAGATAAGTTAGATTATTTAGAGGGCACAATTCCGCATTATCCATACCCAGTTGAAAATCGACCTACAATCGGATGTCGAACATTAGTTGTACGACATACAATGAGACTTTTAACAGCCATCGCTCAAGatttatttgattggcgtgtAGAAATTCGAAGATTATCATCTAGATTATTATGTGCCGTTGTATTACACAATGAAGATGATATCACtcaacatttacaaaatttattaccgAATATGGCAAAAGCATCAAGAGATTCTGATATGGAagttatgaaaaatgtcaagGAAGCGGGGCGAATTTGTGGTCATTTTATTTTACCCAAAGTATATTGTGATATTATCTTACCTGCTATAGAAGGGCAAACTGGACCGATTATTGGATTTTTAAGAACATTAACATCATTAATTAGTGGTTCACAATCTGAATATTTGGAACATAAATTAAACGATATTTGTTGTGTTTTACTCAAATCAGATGTTTGTCAAACTCGTGAG aacttgCCCGATCTATTTGATTGTTGTGAACAAATTATCGAAATCAGTCAAGAACGATGTGTGAACGTTGAATATGAATTATTCACATTGATCATAACAATATTGGCGTTAAGTAAAGAACCACTTACAGAAAAAGCCAataatttacttgaaaaattaaGCTCATCCTTAAAACTTGCATCAACgaatgaattatttgaaaaacattctGGTAATCTTTTAAAAATCCTTCAACAAACATCAAACGGTTGGACACTTTTAACACCAGATCGTTGTATATTCGAGCAACTTTTAATCagatcaaaacaaaatttttgtttaaattttcaaataattcttaaaatattacaaaatacactaaatattaATGGTGATGGTGAAGTacgtttaaaaacatttattgcatTATCAACAATTCTTTTACAAATTGATAATGATgacaatgataataaatttgaagaaaatatgaAACGATTAATAACTGAAATTATTGAACCGAATTTAATATGGCGTGCAGGACGTACAAATGAATCCATACGTAGTGCAGCTATTGCATGTTTATGCACTTGTTTGCCATTTTGTGCAAATGTGTTGCCGAGCAATTTGTTAAACACTTTGATTGGTTTGGTTGATGAGAAGTCGTCAATGACACGCGTACATGTTTTACGTGCAATTGGATATTATGCTAATGCACATGCTGGTCAATTGAGTAgcgatatatttaatttactttaccCTG ATATATTAAAACGTTTGGATGATGGAATTGATAATGTTCGAATAGAGGCTGCCGTAACTTTAAAAAGCCTATGGAATGGACTAAATTTAGAAACTTACAATGGTGATTCAACTCATTCAGCTCATGtggattatttattttccacATTATTAATTCATCTTGATGATCACGATGTTAAATTTCAAGAACATATTTTag atgttttaaaatgtttgagtAAACTAAATAAAACACTATTAGAAGAAAAAGTGGTGCGTAATAGAGAAAAATTTCGAAGTAAAAATGTATGCGATAATTTAGTTTCATATATTAACtcagttttgtaa